In a single window of the Acetivibrio clariflavus DSM 19732 genome:
- a CDS encoding NAD-dependent 4,6-dehydratase LegB → MELKNKKVLVTGADGFIGSHLVEALLEEGADVTAFVYYNSFNNWGWIDTFPKEKLEKTKIFQGDIRDANCVREAVKNVECVFHLAALIAIPYSYYAPESYVDTNIKGTLNVLQASKDYAIERVLVTSTSEVYGTAKYVPIDESHPFQGQSPYSASKIGADRIAESFYRSYDLPVTIVRPFNTYGPRQSARAVIPTIISQLLSGKTEIKLGNLSPTRDFNFVKDTVNGFIEIAKSDKTIGEEINIASGVEISIGDLFEELRLQINKDAKIINDEIRLRPEKSEVDRLLGSNKKIMQLTNWQPKYDLRAGLKETISWFKDNLDKYKTDIYNV, encoded by the coding sequence ATGGAACTAAAAAACAAAAAAGTACTAGTAACCGGTGCCGACGGATTTATAGGGAGCCATCTCGTCGAAGCACTTTTAGAGGAAGGTGCAGATGTTACTGCATTTGTGTATTACAATTCATTTAACAATTGGGGATGGATTGATACTTTCCCGAAAGAAAAATTAGAAAAAACAAAAATATTCCAGGGAGATATCCGCGATGCAAATTGTGTAAGAGAAGCCGTTAAAAACGTGGAATGTGTTTTTCATCTTGCTGCACTTATCGCTATTCCTTACAGCTATTATGCACCGGAAAGCTACGTTGATACCAACATTAAAGGCACTCTCAATGTTCTGCAAGCATCAAAAGATTATGCAATCGAAAGGGTGCTTGTAACTTCAACTTCTGAGGTTTACGGTACCGCAAAATATGTGCCCATTGATGAGTCACATCCATTCCAGGGCCAGTCGCCTTATTCCGCATCCAAAATCGGAGCCGATAGAATTGCGGAGTCTTTTTACAGAAGCTATGATCTTCCGGTGACTATAGTACGTCCGTTTAATACTTACGGCCCAAGGCAGTCAGCCAGAGCGGTTATACCTACAATAATTTCACAGCTTTTATCCGGAAAGACAGAAATCAAACTTGGGAATTTGAGCCCAACACGAGATTTTAACTTTGTAAAAGATACCGTTAATGGTTTTATTGAAATAGCCAAGTCAGATAAGACCATTGGCGAAGAGATAAATATAGCAAGTGGTGTTGAAATTTCCATCGGAGATCTTTTTGAAGAACTTAGGCTGCAAATAAATAAAGACGCCAAAATAATCAATGACGAGATAAGACTGCGACCTGAAAAAAGTGAAGTAGACCGCCTGTTGGGGTCAAACAAAAAAATAATGCAGCTTACCAACTGGCAACCGAAATACGATTTGAGAGCTGGACTAAAAGAAACAATATCTTGGTTTAAAGATAATTTAGATAAATATAAAACAGATATATACAATGTTTAA